The proteins below come from a single Flavobacteriales bacterium genomic window:
- a CDS encoding phosphate-starvation-inducible PsiE family protein, with product MTNPSTPHNPHDPKHSPILQRIISSFQRTETIISIILSTLIVVIVITALLRVVVNAYNLILVDFFSPEKIEFEDYTGVFGKIMTLLISLEFMNSILRVVKTHDIKRLATDVVLIAALALCRKLIILDYHGYEALHIFSFGFILMSLAIFYFLVIGRRQRARR from the coding sequence ATGACCAACCCTTCCACCCCGCACAACCCGCACGATCCAAAGCATTCGCCGATACTTCAGCGGATCATCTCAAGCTTCCAACGGACAGAAACGATTATCTCCATCATCCTTTCTACGTTGATTGTTGTGATCGTGATCACGGCGCTGCTTCGTGTGGTGGTGAATGCCTACAACCTCATTCTGGTTGATTTCTTTTCACCTGAAAAAATAGAGTTCGAAGACTACACCGGGGTATTTGGAAAGATCATGACACTGTTGATCTCCCTTGAGTTCATGAACTCCATTCTACGGGTGGTCAAAACGCATGATATAAAAAGGCTCGCTACGGACGTAGTACTCATTGCAGCTCTGGCCTTGTGCAGAAAGCTCATTATTCTGGACTATCATGGTTACGAGGCGCTTCACATTTTCTCATTTGGTTTCATACTCATGTCCCTCGCCATCTTTTACTTTCTGGTGATCGGGCGAAGACAACGTGCCAGACGTTAG